The Pan paniscus chromosome 1, NHGRI_mPanPan1-v2.0_pri, whole genome shotgun sequence genome has a segment encoding these proteins:
- the RNF207 gene encoding RING finger protein 207 translates to MSGAIFGPLEGPSSLDAPSIHPLVCPLCHVQYERPCLLDCFHDFCAGCLRGRATDGRLTCPLCQHQTVLKGPSGLPPVDRLLQFLVDSSGDGVEAVRCANCDLECSEQDVETTYFCNTCGQPLCARCRDETHRARMFARHDIVALGQRSRDVPQKCTLHAEPYLLFSTDKKLLLCIRCFRDMQRESRAHCVDLESAYVQGCERLEQAVLAVKALQTATREAIALLQAMVEEVRHSAAEEEDAIHALFGSMQDRLAERKALLLQAVQSQYEEKDKAFKEQLSHLATLLPTLQVHLVICSSFLSLANKAEFLDLGYELMERLQGIVTRPHHLRPVQSSKIASDHRAEFARCLEPLLLLGPRRVAAAASGANTLAGGLGPKALTGPHCPSPVGKMSGSPVQKPTLHRSISTKVLLAEGENTPFTEHCRHYEDSYRHLQAEMQSLKDQVQELHRDLTKHHSLIKAEIMGDVLRKSLQLDVQIASEHASLEGMRVAFQEIWEEAYQRVANEQEIYEAQLHDLLQLRQENAYLTTITKQITPYVRSIAKVKERLEPRFQAPVDEQSESLQNTHDNSRNSTASARNNPGSVPEKREKTSEPKGNSWAPNGLSEEPLLKNMDHHRSKQKNGGDVPTWREHPT, encoded by the exons ATGTCGGGAGCTATCTTCGGGCCCCTGGAGGGCCCGAGCTCCCTGGATGCCCCGAGCATCCACCCGCTGGTGTGCCCGCTGTGCCACGTGCAGTACGAGCGCCCGTGTCTTCTGGACTGTTTCCACGACTTCTGTGCCGGCTGCCTGCGTGGCCGCGCGACCGACGGCCGCCTCACCTGCCCGCTGTGCCA ACACCAGACGGTGCTGAAGGGTCCCAGCGGGCTCCCGCCGGTGGACCGGCTGCTGCAGTTCCTGGTGGACAGCTCAGGGGATGGCGTGGAGGCGGTGCGCTGTGCCAACTGTGACCTGGAGTGCAGCGAGCAG GACGTGGAGACCACGTACTTCTGCAACACGTGCGGACAGCCCCTGTGCGCGCGCTGCCGCGACGAGACGCACCGAGCACGCATGTTCGCGCGCCACGACATCGTGGCCCTGGGTCAGCGAAGCCGCGACGTGCCCCAGAAGTGCA CGCTGCACGCAGAGCCCTACCTCTTGTTCTCCACCGACAAGAAGTTGCTGTTGTGCATCCGCTGCTTCCGCGACATGCAGAG GGAGAGCCGGGCGCACTGCGTGGACCTGGAATCGGCTTACGTACAGGGCTGCGAGCGGCTGGAGCAGGCGGTGCTG GCCGTGAAGGCCCTGCAGACGGCCACGCGGGAGGCCATCGCGCTGCTGCAGGCCATGGTGGAGGAGGTGCGGCACAGCGCCGCCGAGGAGGAGGACGCTATCCACGCCCTCTTCGGCAGCATGCAG GACAGGCTGGCAGAGAGGAAAGCGCTGCTGCTGCAGGCTGTGCAGAG ccaataCGAAGAGAAGGACAAGGCCTTCAAGGAGCAGCTCTCTCACTTGGCCACCTTGCTGCCCACCCTGCAG GTCCACCTGGTCATCtgctcctccttcctcagcttggCCAACAAGGCTGAGTTCCTGGACCTGGGCTAT GAGCTGATGGAGAGGCTGCAGGGCATCGTCACGCGGCCGCACCACCTAAGGCCTGTTCAGAGCAGCAAG ATTGCCAGTGACCACCGAGCTGAATTCGCGCGCTGTCTGGagccgctgctgctgctggggcCACGTCGGGTGGCAGCTGCTGCAAGTGGTGCTAACAC GCTGGCAGGGGGCTTAGGCCCCAAGGCGCTGACGGGGCCCCACTGCCCCTCCCCAGTAGGAAAGATGTCGGGGTCACCCGTCCAAAAGCCCACGCTGCACCGGTCCATCAGCACCAAGGTGCTGCTGGCGGAGGGCGAGAACACGCCCTTCACAGAGCACTGCCGCCACTATGAGGACTCCTACCGG CACCTGCAGGCAGAGATGCAGAGCCTAAAGGACCAGGTACAGGAGCTGCACCGAGACCTCACCAAGCACCACTCGCTCATCAAGGCGGAGATCATGGGAGACGTCCTGCGCAAGTCCCTGCAACTGGACGTGCAGATCGCCTCGGAGCACGCCTCCTTAGAGGGCATGAGGGTCGCCTTCCAGGAG ATTTGGGAGGAAGCCTATCAGCGAGTGGCTAATGAGCAGGAGATTTATGAAG CCCAGCTCCATGACCTTctccagctgaggcaggagaatgcctacCTGACCACCATCACCAAGCAGATCACGCCCTATGTCCGCTCCATTGCCAAGGTGAAGGAGCGGCTGGAGCCCAG GTTTCAGGCACCCGTGGATGAGCAGTCAGAGAGTCTACAGAACACGCACGACAACAGCAGGAACAGCACGGCCTCAGCCAG GAATAATCCAGGAAGTGTCccggaaaagagagagaagacatcAGAGCCTAAAGGAAACAGCTGGGCTCCGAACGGCCTCTCAGAAGAGCCTCTACTGAAAAATATGGATCATCACAGATCCAAACAGAAAAATGGGGGCGATGTCCCCACATGGAGGGAACACCCGACTTAG